Proteins co-encoded in one Candidatus Nitrosocosmicus arcticus genomic window:
- a CDS encoding phosphosulfolactate synthase, giving the protein MLDHLSTRRIDWQKPRKEGITYIVDKFQGFDSANFKIISPLIDIAKIYGPLPLLISNDQLMDRINFYHEHDILVSVGSTLTEYALLEKSFDKYVEDASKLGFDIIEVGENNIELSLEKKKQIAAKLKSKDLVALWKVGKKDPRRQLSFDQTITKINEAIEVGSEKILLEGNLGYAVGIYDEKGNIKWNIVGAVTSKISPNKIIFETPLEIQQAAMIAEFGQRVNLGETNLENVISIESQRKGFLSPSSYGISSMKKIAKGSPATKFIYYIIRTRNSMEQSELINITNLPRRTVQTGLEELKDQGLIIEKTNLDDIRKKIYHIVKDEWI; this is encoded by the coding sequence ATGCTCGATCATTTATCTACTAGAAGGATTGATTGGCAGAAACCGAGGAAAGAAGGAATTACATATATCGTAGATAAATTTCAAGGATTTGATAGTGCGAATTTCAAAATAATTTCCCCGCTAATCGATATTGCAAAAATTTATGGTCCTCTACCCCTCTTGATTTCAAATGATCAACTGATGGATCGGATAAATTTCTACCATGAACATGACATATTGGTTTCCGTTGGGAGTACACTTACAGAATATGCGTTGTTGGAAAAATCATTTGATAAATACGTTGAGGATGCCTCAAAGTTGGGGTTTGACATTATTGAAGTAGGTGAAAATAATATTGAATTATCTTTAGAAAAAAAGAAACAGATTGCAGCCAAGTTAAAGTCTAAAGACCTAGTAGCACTTTGGAAAGTAGGAAAAAAAGATCCGAGAAGACAGCTTTCGTTTGATCAAACAATTACTAAAATTAATGAGGCCATAGAAGTAGGTTCAGAAAAAATTCTCCTTGAAGGTAACCTGGGGTATGCTGTAGGTATATACGACGAAAAAGGGAATATTAAATGGAATATAGTTGGTGCAGTAACATCAAAAATATCTCCGAACAAAATTATATTTGAAACTCCTCTGGAAATTCAACAGGCAGCAATGATTGCTGAATTTGGTCAAAGGGTAAATCTTGGTGAAACAAATTTGGAAAACGTAATATCCATTGAATCGCAGAGAAAGGGATTCTTATCCCCATCTAGTTATGGAATTTCCAGTATGAAAAAAATAGCCAAAGGGAGTCCAGCTACAAAGTTTATTTATTATATTATTCGAACAAGAAATTCTATGGAACAAAGCGAATTAATTAATATTACTAATTTACCACGTAGAACCGTTCAAACAGGGTTGGAAGAACTAAAAGATCAAGGACTAATTATTGAAAAGACTAATCTAGATGACATAAGAAAGAAGATTTATCATATAGTAAAAGATGAATGGATTTAA
- a CDS encoding translation initiation factor, producing MVISISEIKKEKPVSSKKNRIEPFAVADENSFDDLLKKLDEDEIKIIVQLYVIKRGKRVTNIKGFTDQEKMESIAHELKKTIGTGGTAKNGMIVLQGDHRSKVTEFLLTKGYSRESIEVI from the coding sequence ATAGTAATCAGTATATCAGAGATAAAAAAAGAGAAACCGGTAAGTTCTAAAAAAAATAGAATAGAACCATTTGCAGTCGCAGACGAGAATTCTTTTGACGATTTATTAAAAAAACTCGATGAAGATGAGATTAAAATAATTGTTCAACTATACGTAATTAAGCGAGGTAAACGAGTAACAAACATCAAAGGGTTTACCGATCAAGAAAAAATGGAATCAATTGCTCATGAATTAAAAAAGACCATAGGGACAGGTGGAACCGCAAAAAATGGGATGATCGTATTGCAAGGGGATCATAGATCCAAAGTAACTGAATTTTTGTTGACCAAGGGCTATTCTAGAGAATCTATAGAAGTAATTTGA
- a CDS encoding VOC family protein has protein sequence MVITGIASTSIFVKDQQESLKFWVEKVDFEVICDLELESNFRWVEIAPRSSDSSVNLYPKSLISKKDLKPMPVIVFRTSDIHRTFNDLKARGVTFSRSPLKSILGIHAMFKDVDGNEFLILEKLKN, from the coding sequence ATGGTGATAACTGGAATTGCTTCAACATCGATATTTGTAAAAGATCAGCAGGAATCTTTGAAATTTTGGGTCGAAAAGGTAGACTTTGAAGTTATATGTGATTTGGAATTAGAATCAAACTTTAGGTGGGTGGAGATAGCCCCCAGATCATCGGATTCCTCAGTTAATCTGTATCCAAAATCACTAATTTCCAAAAAAGATTTAAAGCCAATGCCCGTGATAGTTTTTAGAACTAGTGATATTCATAGAACATTTAATGATCTGAAAGCAAGAGGAGTTACATTTTCTCGTAGTCCATTAAAATCTATTCTAGGAATTCATGCGATGTTTAAAGATGTCGATGGAAATGAATTTCTAATTCTAGAAAAGCTTAAAAATTGA
- a CDS encoding CAP domain-containing protein: MNNTKNKNIIFNEKSLYMPSKYQPLIVGLFLIVSLLIHNVPLSNASNPFSANEYNDSSDTIQALKSFALSRINEDRAEHGLSTLLQSNNTAAQIHANELLQTKTISHMTMDGFKPYMLYSLYNGTGYIQQNVGQISYVLSNGGQNYYKASDLCNDYKRFYCPVIDQYKAINDLEYSMIHNDETCCNNGHKNNILNMFHTHVSIGIAFNKYYFVMVQNFENHYLNSDLKILK, encoded by the coding sequence ATGAATAATACAAAAAATAAAAATATTATTTTTAATGAAAAGTCATTGTATATGCCTAGTAAATACCAACCATTGATAGTTGGTTTATTTTTGATTGTTTCTTTACTTATACATAATGTGCCTTTATCAAACGCATCAAATCCCTTCTCTGCGAATGAGTATAATGATTCTTCAGACACGATACAGGCATTAAAGAGTTTTGCTTTATCCCGGATAAATGAGGATCGTGCAGAGCATGGTCTTTCGACATTATTACAAAGTAATAACACAGCTGCCCAAATTCATGCAAATGAATTATTACAGACAAAGACTATATCTCACATGACCATGGATGGGTTTAAACCCTATATGCTGTATTCACTGTATAACGGTACTGGCTACATTCAACAAAACGTAGGTCAAATAAGTTATGTGCTTTCAAACGGTGGCCAAAACTACTACAAAGCATCTGATTTATGTAATGATTACAAGCGGTTTTACTGTCCAGTCATTGATCAATACAAGGCAATTAATGATTTAGAATACTCAATGATCCATAATGATGAGACTTGTTGCAACAACGGGCACAAAAATAATATTTTAAACATGTTTCATACTCATGTGAGCATTGGAATTGCATTTAATAAATATTATTTTGTCATGGTGCAGAATTTTGAAAATCACTATCTAAATTCAGACCTTAAAATCCTAAAA
- a CDS encoding PPOX class F420-dependent oxidoreductase, translated as MPANTQQFENESYLNLETYRKNNHPIVTPVWFIRKDKDIFVVTREKTGKVKRIKNNNVVRVAPCNYRGVSKGTWVAGTARFVDSQEKRDILRIRSKKYGIKAKIASLLSIRKGDYVVIAVQV; from the coding sequence ATGCCTGCAAATACCCAACAATTTGAAAATGAATCCTATTTAAATCTTGAAACTTATAGAAAAAACAATCATCCAATAGTTACACCCGTATGGTTCATCCGAAAGGATAAGGATATTTTTGTAGTGACTAGAGAAAAGACCGGAAAAGTGAAACGAATTAAGAATAATAATGTCGTGAGAGTGGCTCCATGCAATTATAGAGGCGTATCAAAGGGGACTTGGGTGGCCGGTACAGCACGTTTTGTTGATTCACAAGAAAAACGTGATATTCTAAGAATAAGAAGTAAGAAATATGGCATCAAAGCAAAAATAGCAAGCTTACTGAGTATACGAAAAGGAGATTATGTTGTTATTGCAGTACAAGTTTGA
- a CDS encoding SRPBCC family protein, with product MRSFEQSFMVNCHVDEVWNFYTDVKHLEIVTPPNLKLKIIETSDEQIVKGLQMTISGRLALYNSKWYSKISMVDVSKYEYIDEMVKGPFKKWKHVHLFSEIGKNQTVVTDKIEFELPFFFLGKLMEGYVENSLKKIFEYRKIQTVKNLSNKSVDE from the coding sequence TTGAGATCCTTTGAACAATCATTCATGGTCAATTGTCACGTAGATGAAGTTTGGAATTTCTATACTGATGTCAAGCATTTAGAAATAGTTACACCACCCAACCTAAAATTAAAGATTATTGAAACCTCCGATGAACAAATTGTCAAAGGTCTTCAAATGACCATATCAGGGAGGTTAGCCCTTTATAATAGCAAATGGTATTCAAAAATATCTATGGTTGATGTATCTAAATATGAGTATATAGATGAAATGGTAAAAGGACCATTCAAAAAATGGAAACATGTACATCTATTTTCAGAAATTGGAAAAAATCAAACAGTTGTTACAGACAAGATTGAATTCGAATTACCTTTTTTCTTTTTAGGAAAATTGATGGAAGGATATGTGGAAAATAGTCTAAAGAAAATTTTTGAATACAGGAAAATTCAGACTGTGAAAAATTTATCAAATAAATCTGTGGATGAGTAG